The Theileria equi strain WA chromosome 2 map unlocalized gcontig_1105316255037, whole genome shotgun sequence genomic sequence TGCACAGGTATACACACGCATGCAACCTATTCGTAGGGGCCTTCCAAAGAATTGGTTATCTGTTTGCACAAGCAATGAAAAGAAGGATCCTAAAATGGCATATAGGTACCTTAACTCTGGGGCACTATCGGATGGATGTTTTATAAGATATGTTCGCACCAGACTCGATGGAAGAGAAGAACCACCTCCGAGGGTTAGCTTATCAAAGGGAACAATTAAAAGTATCTTGTCTGACCCAGAAACTACATGCAGGTTTGTCTAATTCAACTCTAGATGAAAATTTTAGgcaaattttgaatatttcAAGCCTGCCAGACTGCACGTATGATACAGTGACACCTCCTAATCCTTACGTGGACATTTCAGAAGAGCGTAGTGATAGAGGTACAACCGTCTTAATCGCGAGTGCAGATGACTCTGATGATAATTTTCTTGGTAGGGTCGATTCTGACGAATCACAAAGGGGATTACCCACATTTTCCCTTACGGTATTTGCTGGATCTTCCCTCTTTAGGGATTCGAGACTATCCCAAATCACAGAAAACGAACTGATGCCAGCCAGACTTTTAAACGTTTCCTCAGGTTCACGCATACATATCAGATTCCCAGGAAGGGAAGAAAGAAGGAGAGAACATGTCATACGACCATTTGAATCGGAAGAATCTACTACTCAAACATCTGAGCGCTCAAGCGCTACACTTCGGGTACGCTAATTTTTATCTTGCCACAAAACATTTAGGACATTTTGAGGATGATTATGAGAGGATTGCGTTCAGAATCCTCACAACCGACAACGGTTGTCCACCTCAGAAACGAACCGGTATCGCAACCAAGCATCGATGGTACGATTTTTCTCACGTTTACACACCTGTGCAGATATTAAGGAACCCGCTCCACCAGAGGTAAAGCGGACGAGGGTACAGGTTGATGAGCAAGAATCTAGCGAATTTATCAAGGTTCATTTACCATATGAAAGGTTTGTCATTCCCATACACATACACGTTATTCAGTCCACTATCGGTAATAACATGTGCTGGTCATGTAACATTGCCTTATCTGGTAGACGTCTTCCGTCTCTTGTTCAACGAGAGGCGTGAGGTGTACTCCAAGGTTGGGATGTGGTTAAAGTCGAACCAGCAGCTTCCTGTGGAATCAGACCTTGGCCCAGCATTTTACTTTCACAGTTTTCTCACATGTGCAGTTTCAAAGGATCAGACAAGCAGCGAAAACCCTCCGATCATGCTGCCATGTGGTCACGTCATCTGCAAGGTTTGCTTTGACAGGCTAAGCGGGAAGAGACGCAAGAAGCACTTCAAGTGTCCAATGTGTCCCACTATGGTAGAACCTAATCAGGTATGTCTACAGCTTTAAAATAAAACACGTGCAGACTATGGAGTTGTGCCTCGATTGGAATTGAGACTGGCACAACATCTCTGGTGTGCGCATACACTTGCAATTTAttattttataaatttatacgTATGTTATGGAAGAGAACTGGAGAGGCGGTAACGCTAGACAGGTTCGTGGCAGATATGGTGGAGACTATAGAAGGAACAGACCACCTGGCATGATTATAGGCCCAGATTTGCACAGAAGCTTCTCAGACGGTTTATGTGACGTTACATTTGATACATTTCTCAGTTGTGGGCTACCACACGACCGGGGACTGAATAAAGCACAGCTTCAGAAACTTTTGGCGTTCAAACCTACACGAAACTTGAGTTCTTTCCTTAACTGCTGTATTTGCTACGAGAATACGCTAATATGTGCAGTAGGGAAGTGTGATCATATAATATGTCTGCTGTGTGCACTAAAGCTGTTTTACTTTTACAGCAAGGAGACTCCATTCGGGTATGAGTGTCCATATTGCAAGCATGGTAATGAGGCTCTCTACTTTTGTGCGAATCCCTTTTATGTACACCTTGCTAGCAACAAGgcattttattcttccaaagGAAGCTTTGCCTTGACGCAAGAAGAGCTGCAAGACTTTGTGTCTATCCTCAGGAGGGGCtcaaatgatgaagaatacTATGCTTCTGGGAAGGTAAACATAACAGAGCTCTATGAGCTCTTTCTGCAGTACAAT encodes the following:
- a CDS encoding conserved hypothetical protein (encoded by transcript BEWA_039580A) — its product is MAPLVDDFESLSKKRKKLFGSINNELDSLIQLLQDLDKKLDAEESNDAVNVDEDVKSVGIDHGSTSSSALDVKNGSPSDCGIILKELASTVKSLDIHKKINKRIKEFNSEFSTAKRNVFGQPASDRLETLAPIKLDEKLVCRMIGMHLLHYGLFDVYEQLKLESIKLWGDDNKAIVGSVTVEAYKILHRFLDNIKNCNIDPAIEWIESQYDKSTLHTERFNELLINLYKIQFCNTKECGMQKVINKVKSTGITKIWKVHNEEIGKLMTQIVLGEPTPADFELVKTKTTKLFTRVFCEAGVLVKRPPGYIHIREENELLEPGIHTLEPESELVQEPTRDVSSKFIYRRWINEEKDQNIYASKQPSSSWLDALSAISRKPAQVYTRMQPIRRGLPKNWLSVCTSNEKKDPKMAYRYLNSGALSDGCFIRYVRTRLDGREEPPPRVSLSKGTIKSILSDPETTCRQILNISSLPDCTYDTVTPPNPYVDISEERSDRGTTVLIASADDSDDNFLGRVDSDESQRGLPTFSLTVFAGSSLFRDSRLSQITENELMPARLLNVSSGSRIHIRFPGREERRREHVIRPFESEESTTQTSERSSATLRDILRMIMRGLRSESSQPTTVVHLRNEPVSQPSIDDIKEPAPPEVKRTRVQVDEQESSEFIKVHLPYESPLSVITCAGHVTLPYLVDVFRLLFNERREVYSKVGMWLKSNQQLPVESDLGPAFYFHSFLTCAVSKDQTSSENPPIMLPCGHVICKVCFDRLSGKRRKKHFKCPMCPTMVEPNQVCLQL